A DNA window from Mus caroli chromosome 8, CAROLI_EIJ_v1.1, whole genome shotgun sequence contains the following coding sequences:
- the F11 gene encoding coagulation factor XI isoform X2: protein MAESSSEDPTKRFACILKDSVTEILPMVNMTGAVSGYSFKQCPQQLSACSKEVYVNLDMKGMNYNSSVVKNARECQERCTDDAHCQFFTYATGHFPSVDHRKMCLLKYTQTGTPTTITKLNGVVSGFSLKSCGLSNLACIRDIFPNMVLADLNIDSVVAPDAFVCRRICTHHPTCLFFTFFSQAWPKESQRHLCLLKTSESGLPSTRFTKSHALSGFSLQHCRHSVPVFCHPSFYNDTDFLGEELDIVDVKGQETCQKACTNNARCQFFTYYPSHGLCNERNRRGRCYLKLSSNGSPTRILHGRGGISGYSLRLCKMDNVCTTKIKPRVVGGAASVHGEWPWQVTLHTSRGHLCGGSIIGNQWILTAAHCFSGIETPKKLRVYGGIVNQSEINEGTAFFRVQEMIIHDQYTTAESGYDIALLKLESAMNYTDFQRPICLPSKGDRNAVHTECWVTGWGYTGLRGEVQSTLQKAKVPLVSNEECQTRYRRHKITNKMICAGYKEGGKDACKGDSGGPLSCKYNGVWHLVGITSWGEGCGQKERPGVYTNVAKYVDWILEKTQTV from the exons ATGGCTGAGTCATCTTCCGAGGATCCTACCAAACG gttTGCTTGCATCCTGAAGGACAGCGTCACAGAAATATTGCCAATGGTAAACATGACAGGCGCGGTCTCTGGATATTCCTTCAAGCAATGCCCTCAGCAATTAagtg CTTGCAGCAAAGAGGTGTACGTGAACCTAGACATGAAGGGCATGAACTATAACAGCTCTGTGGTGAAGAATGCTCGAGAATGCCAGGAGAGATGCACAGACGATGCCCACTGCCAGTTTTTCACATATGCGACAGGGCATTTCCCCAGTGTGGACCATCG TAAAATGTGTCTTTTGAAGTACACCCAAACGGGGACGCCAACCACAATAACGAAGCTCAATGGCGTGGTATCTGGATTTTCATTGAAGTCCTGTGGACTTTCAAATTTGG CTTGTATCAGGGACATTTTCCCAAACATGGTGCTGGCAGACCTTAACATTGACAGCGTGGTGGCCCCAGATGCTTTCGTCTGTCGTCGCATCTGCACGCATCACCCCACTTGTTTGTTCTTCACATTCTTTTCCCAAGCATGGCCAAAAGAATCTCAGAG ACATCTTTGTCTCCTTAAAACATCTGAAAGTGGATTACCAAGCACACGCTTTACAAAGAGCCACGCCCTTTcggggttcagtctccagcactgcagGCACAGCGTCCCAG TATTCTGCCATCCGTCCTTTTACAACGACACTGATTTCTTGGGAGAAGAGCTGGACATCGTCGATGTGAAAGGCCAAGAAACCTGTCAGAAAGCGTGTACCAATAACGCCCGCTGCCAGTTCTTTACCTACTATCCATCGCACGGACTGTGCAATGAGAGGAA CCGCAGGGGCAGATGTTACTTAAAGCTTTCCTCCAATGGATCTCCGACGAGAATACTTCATGGGAGGGGAGGCATCTCTGGATACTCACTGAGGCTGTGCAAAATGGATAATG TGTGCACAACTAAAATCAAGCCCAGGGTGGTAGGAGGAGCTGCGTCTGTTCACGGTGAGTGGCCATGGCAGGTGACCCTGCACACCAGCCGGGGACACCTGTGTGGAGGCTCCATCATTGGAAACCAGTGGATACTGACAGCAGCTCATTGTTTCTCTGG GATAGAGACACCTAAAAAGCTGCGTGTCTACGGTGGCATTGTAAATCAATCAGAAATAAATGAAGGGACTGCTTTCTTCAGGGTTCAAGAAATGATAATTCATGATCAGTATACGACAGCAGAAAGTGGGTATGATATTGCCCTGTTAAAACTGGAATCAGCCATGAATTACACAG ATTTTCAGCGGCCAATATGCCTGCCTTCCAAAGGAGATAGAAACGCAGTGCACACAGAATGCTGGGTGACTGGATGGGGGTACACAGGACTAAGAG GTGAAGTACAAAGTACTCTTCAGAAAGCTAAGGTACCATTGGTGTCAAATGAAGAATGTCAGACAAGATACAGAAGACACAAAATAACCAACAAGATGATCTGTGCAGGCTacaaagaaggagggaaggatgcgTGCAAG GGAGATTCTGGAGGGCCCCTGTCCTGCAAATACAATGGGGTCTGGCACTTGGTGGGCATCACAAGCTGGGGTGAAGGCTGTGGTCAGAAGGAGAGACCGGGGGTCTACACGAACGTGGCCAAGTACGTGGACTGGATTCTGGAGAAAACTCAAACAGTCTGA
- the F11 gene encoding coagulation factor XI isoform X1 — MTSLHQVLYFIFFASVSSECVTKVFKDISFQGGDLSTVFTPSATYCRLVCTHHPRCLLFTFMAESSSEDPTKRFACILKDSVTEILPMVNMTGAVSGYSFKQCPQQLSACSKEVYVNLDMKGMNYNSSVVKNARECQERCTDDAHCQFFTYATGHFPSVDHRKMCLLKYTQTGTPTTITKLNGVVSGFSLKSCGLSNLACIRDIFPNMVLADLNIDSVVAPDAFVCRRICTHHPTCLFFTFFSQAWPKESQRHLCLLKTSESGLPSTRFTKSHALSGFSLQHCRHSVPVFCHPSFYNDTDFLGEELDIVDVKGQETCQKACTNNARCQFFTYYPSHGLCNERNRRGRCYLKLSSNGSPTRILHGRGGISGYSLRLCKMDNVCTTKIKPRVVGGAASVHGEWPWQVTLHTSRGHLCGGSIIGNQWILTAAHCFSGIETPKKLRVYGGIVNQSEINEGTAFFRVQEMIIHDQYTTAESGYDIALLKLESAMNYTDFQRPICLPSKGDRNAVHTECWVTGWGYTGLRGEVQSTLQKAKVPLVSNEECQTRYRRHKITNKMICAGYKEGGKDACKGDSGGPLSCKYNGVWHLVGITSWGEGCGQKERPGVYTNVAKYVDWILEKTQTV; from the exons ATGACCTCATTACATCAGgtgttatattttatcttttttgccTCAGTTTCTAGTG AATGTGTTACTAAGGTCTTCAAAGACATCAGCTTTCAAGGAGGTGACCTGAGTACTGTTTTCACACCGAGCGCCACCTACTGCCGCCTGGTCTGCACTCACCACCCACGGTGCTTGCTCTTCACGTTCATGGCTGAGTCATCTTCCGAGGATCCTACCAAACG gttTGCTTGCATCCTGAAGGACAGCGTCACAGAAATATTGCCAATGGTAAACATGACAGGCGCGGTCTCTGGATATTCCTTCAAGCAATGCCCTCAGCAATTAagtg CTTGCAGCAAAGAGGTGTACGTGAACCTAGACATGAAGGGCATGAACTATAACAGCTCTGTGGTGAAGAATGCTCGAGAATGCCAGGAGAGATGCACAGACGATGCCCACTGCCAGTTTTTCACATATGCGACAGGGCATTTCCCCAGTGTGGACCATCG TAAAATGTGTCTTTTGAAGTACACCCAAACGGGGACGCCAACCACAATAACGAAGCTCAATGGCGTGGTATCTGGATTTTCATTGAAGTCCTGTGGACTTTCAAATTTGG CTTGTATCAGGGACATTTTCCCAAACATGGTGCTGGCAGACCTTAACATTGACAGCGTGGTGGCCCCAGATGCTTTCGTCTGTCGTCGCATCTGCACGCATCACCCCACTTGTTTGTTCTTCACATTCTTTTCCCAAGCATGGCCAAAAGAATCTCAGAG ACATCTTTGTCTCCTTAAAACATCTGAAAGTGGATTACCAAGCACACGCTTTACAAAGAGCCACGCCCTTTcggggttcagtctccagcactgcagGCACAGCGTCCCAG TATTCTGCCATCCGTCCTTTTACAACGACACTGATTTCTTGGGAGAAGAGCTGGACATCGTCGATGTGAAAGGCCAAGAAACCTGTCAGAAAGCGTGTACCAATAACGCCCGCTGCCAGTTCTTTACCTACTATCCATCGCACGGACTGTGCAATGAGAGGAA CCGCAGGGGCAGATGTTACTTAAAGCTTTCCTCCAATGGATCTCCGACGAGAATACTTCATGGGAGGGGAGGCATCTCTGGATACTCACTGAGGCTGTGCAAAATGGATAATG TGTGCACAACTAAAATCAAGCCCAGGGTGGTAGGAGGAGCTGCGTCTGTTCACGGTGAGTGGCCATGGCAGGTGACCCTGCACACCAGCCGGGGACACCTGTGTGGAGGCTCCATCATTGGAAACCAGTGGATACTGACAGCAGCTCATTGTTTCTCTGG GATAGAGACACCTAAAAAGCTGCGTGTCTACGGTGGCATTGTAAATCAATCAGAAATAAATGAAGGGACTGCTTTCTTCAGGGTTCAAGAAATGATAATTCATGATCAGTATACGACAGCAGAAAGTGGGTATGATATTGCCCTGTTAAAACTGGAATCAGCCATGAATTACACAG ATTTTCAGCGGCCAATATGCCTGCCTTCCAAAGGAGATAGAAACGCAGTGCACACAGAATGCTGGGTGACTGGATGGGGGTACACAGGACTAAGAG GTGAAGTACAAAGTACTCTTCAGAAAGCTAAGGTACCATTGGTGTCAAATGAAGAATGTCAGACAAGATACAGAAGACACAAAATAACCAACAAGATGATCTGTGCAGGCTacaaagaaggagggaaggatgcgTGCAAG GGAGATTCTGGAGGGCCCCTGTCCTGCAAATACAATGGGGTCTGGCACTTGGTGGGCATCACAAGCTGGGGTGAAGGCTGTGGTCAGAAGGAGAGACCGGGGGTCTACACGAACGTGGCCAAGTACGTGGACTGGATTCTGGAGAAAACTCAAACAGTCTGA
- the F11 gene encoding coagulation factor XI isoform X3, with protein sequence MVNMTGAVSGYSFKQCPQQLSACSKEVYVNLDMKGMNYNSSVVKNARECQERCTDDAHCQFFTYATGHFPSVDHRKMCLLKYTQTGTPTTITKLNGVVSGFSLKSCGLSNLACIRDIFPNMVLADLNIDSVVAPDAFVCRRICTHHPTCLFFTFFSQAWPKESQRHLCLLKTSESGLPSTRFTKSHALSGFSLQHCRHSVPVFCHPSFYNDTDFLGEELDIVDVKGQETCQKACTNNARCQFFTYYPSHGLCNERNRRGRCYLKLSSNGSPTRILHGRGGISGYSLRLCKMDNVCTTKIKPRVVGGAASVHGEWPWQVTLHTSRGHLCGGSIIGNQWILTAAHCFSGIETPKKLRVYGGIVNQSEINEGTAFFRVQEMIIHDQYTTAESGYDIALLKLESAMNYTDFQRPICLPSKGDRNAVHTECWVTGWGYTGLRGEVQSTLQKAKVPLVSNEECQTRYRRHKITNKMICAGYKEGGKDACKGDSGGPLSCKYNGVWHLVGITSWGEGCGQKERPGVYTNVAKYVDWILEKTQTV encoded by the exons ATGGTAAACATGACAGGCGCGGTCTCTGGATATTCCTTCAAGCAATGCCCTCAGCAATTAagtg CTTGCAGCAAAGAGGTGTACGTGAACCTAGACATGAAGGGCATGAACTATAACAGCTCTGTGGTGAAGAATGCTCGAGAATGCCAGGAGAGATGCACAGACGATGCCCACTGCCAGTTTTTCACATATGCGACAGGGCATTTCCCCAGTGTGGACCATCG TAAAATGTGTCTTTTGAAGTACACCCAAACGGGGACGCCAACCACAATAACGAAGCTCAATGGCGTGGTATCTGGATTTTCATTGAAGTCCTGTGGACTTTCAAATTTGG CTTGTATCAGGGACATTTTCCCAAACATGGTGCTGGCAGACCTTAACATTGACAGCGTGGTGGCCCCAGATGCTTTCGTCTGTCGTCGCATCTGCACGCATCACCCCACTTGTTTGTTCTTCACATTCTTTTCCCAAGCATGGCCAAAAGAATCTCAGAG ACATCTTTGTCTCCTTAAAACATCTGAAAGTGGATTACCAAGCACACGCTTTACAAAGAGCCACGCCCTTTcggggttcagtctccagcactgcagGCACAGCGTCCCAG TATTCTGCCATCCGTCCTTTTACAACGACACTGATTTCTTGGGAGAAGAGCTGGACATCGTCGATGTGAAAGGCCAAGAAACCTGTCAGAAAGCGTGTACCAATAACGCCCGCTGCCAGTTCTTTACCTACTATCCATCGCACGGACTGTGCAATGAGAGGAA CCGCAGGGGCAGATGTTACTTAAAGCTTTCCTCCAATGGATCTCCGACGAGAATACTTCATGGGAGGGGAGGCATCTCTGGATACTCACTGAGGCTGTGCAAAATGGATAATG TGTGCACAACTAAAATCAAGCCCAGGGTGGTAGGAGGAGCTGCGTCTGTTCACGGTGAGTGGCCATGGCAGGTGACCCTGCACACCAGCCGGGGACACCTGTGTGGAGGCTCCATCATTGGAAACCAGTGGATACTGACAGCAGCTCATTGTTTCTCTGG GATAGAGACACCTAAAAAGCTGCGTGTCTACGGTGGCATTGTAAATCAATCAGAAATAAATGAAGGGACTGCTTTCTTCAGGGTTCAAGAAATGATAATTCATGATCAGTATACGACAGCAGAAAGTGGGTATGATATTGCCCTGTTAAAACTGGAATCAGCCATGAATTACACAG ATTTTCAGCGGCCAATATGCCTGCCTTCCAAAGGAGATAGAAACGCAGTGCACACAGAATGCTGGGTGACTGGATGGGGGTACACAGGACTAAGAG GTGAAGTACAAAGTACTCTTCAGAAAGCTAAGGTACCATTGGTGTCAAATGAAGAATGTCAGACAAGATACAGAAGACACAAAATAACCAACAAGATGATCTGTGCAGGCTacaaagaaggagggaaggatgcgTGCAAG GGAGATTCTGGAGGGCCCCTGTCCTGCAAATACAATGGGGTCTGGCACTTGGTGGGCATCACAAGCTGGGGTGAAGGCTGTGGTCAGAAGGAGAGACCGGGGGTCTACACGAACGTGGCCAAGTACGTGGACTGGATTCTGGAGAAAACTCAAACAGTCTGA